Within the Herbaspirillum sp. RTI4 genome, the region CCCCGCAAGGGGAACGCAAATTGCGTGTTATTAGTCAGAAAGTCTTTCCCTGGCGGGTAGGCTATAGTAGGGCCTAACTATCTCTCCCCTTGCGGGATCATGTTTCAGATTTTTTCCCCATGACACTCACCGAATTGAAATACATCGTCGCCGTCGCGCGGCACAAGCATTTCGGCCATGCCGCCGAAGCCTGCTTCGTGGCGCAGCCCACCCTCTCCGTTGCGATCAAAAAACTGGAAGAAGAGCTGGGCGTGACGATTTTTGAACGCGGCGCCAGCGAAGTATCGGTCACGCCGCTGGGTGCGCAAATTCTGGCGCAGGCCGAGCGGGTGCTGGAACAGACCGCCGCCATCAAGGAAATCGCCAATCAGAACAAAGACCCACTGACCGGCCCGCTACGACTGGGGATTATTTACACAGTCGGGCCTTATCTGCTGCCGCCGCTGGTCAAGACCATGATCGCCACCCTGCCGCAAATGCCGCTGATCCTGCAGGAGAATTTCACCGTGCGCCTGATCGACCTGCTGCGGCAGGGCGAACTGGATGCCGCCATCATGGCCCTGCCCCTGCCCACGCAAGGCTTGACCATGCAGCCGCTGTACGACGAGGAATTCGTCGTCGCCCTGCCAGATCATCACAGATGGGCAGGACGCACCTCCATCGGCGCACAGGAACTCAAATCGGAAACCATGCTGCTGCTCGGTGCCGGCCATTGTTTTCGCGATCAGGTGCTGGAAGTCTGTCCTGAAATGGCGCGCTTCT harbors:
- a CDS encoding LysR substrate-binding domain-containing protein; translation: MTLTELKYIVAVARHKHFGHAAEACFVAQPTLSVAIKKLEEELGVTIFERGASEVSVTPLGAQILAQAERVLEQTAAIKEIANQNKDPLTGPLRLGIIYTVGPYLLPPLVKTMIATLPQMPLILQENFTVRLIDLLRQGELDAAIMALPLPTQGLTMQPLYDEEFVVALPDHHRWAGRTSIGAQELKSETMLLLGAGHCFRDQVLEVCPEMARFSTTGEGIARTFEGSSLETIRHMVSSGIGLTVLPKASVANMQARDGLVRYVPFTAPAPARRVVIAWRKSFTRRAAVEAVRQSVLDCHLPGVTMLPDEPVSES